The Hordeum vulgare subsp. vulgare chromosome 4H, MorexV3_pseudomolecules_assembly, whole genome shotgun sequence genomic interval ctcgacaataaacgagaggatgtgtacccagagaataacagggaggcactaacgaaattccgcatcggatccggagcacagcatacgggaaaacgaacccaatctacacatactcgggttgtccatggataacgttggacaattcaaaaggatggaggttataaatatgcaaagacatgcatatttatatatgtcgctctgtcgaacgggagacacatactggtcacgcatactcatgattgaagaaatctATAGCTACCAAGTTTCATCGACACGAAGACcgaaacagagcaaattaagggggtaggaggagaagtcatttgtgctcaccaacagacgcaagggcggagctcgtccaacgcacgtggaggtcgtcgaacaactgcacattcaaattcacccgatcaacacaaatatgatattTTTATAATTAACGTAACcgtaaaaatatgtgacctaactcataatttacaaaactatgaccccgtcggcctctggaaggccgaaaagcatctTCTCGTTCAACACGaggtagaagaggtgtcgggggtcggggcttagtggcatcAGGAGTCGGTGCCGTTGagggtcggtggcgtcgggggtcgggggttagtggcgccggtggtcgggggtcagtgtcgtcgggagtcgagggtcagtcgcttcgggggtcgggggtcttttCGGTTAACAAGAggtcgaagaggtgtcgggggtcgggggtagggggtcggggatcGGGGCTCGAGGGTCACtgacgtcgggggtcggggatcgggggtcgagggtcactgacgtcgggggtcgggggtcgaggttcagtggcgtcgggagtcgaaggtcagtggcgtcgggcgtcgggagtcgggtgtcagtggcgtcagggatcgggggtcaatggcgtcgggcgtcgggggtcgggggtcgggtgtcagtggcgtcgggggtcgtgggtcgagggtcgggggttggtggcgtcgggcgttgggggtcgggggccgggcgtcgggcgtcgggcgtcgggggtcgggggtcggggtgagtggcgtcgggggtcgggggtcggggtcgggggtcagtggcgtcgggggtcgggggtcgatggttaatggcgtcggggatcgagggtcagtgtcggggtgtcggggttcattttttcctcttctttcttcttctcccctctcctctttttcttcttcttcttcttattattattattcttcttcttgatcagcttcttcttattattattcttcttttttctcctcctcctcctcctcctcctcctcctcttcttcttcttcttcttctttcttttctcgttctcctcctctcctctttcttcttcttcttcttcttcttcttcttcttcttcttcttcttcttcttcttcttcttcctcttcttcttttttcttctagtttttttcttctcttattttttctaagtttttttcttttctatctatttttttcttttctatctacttttttctacctaataaactgactatctaatttaacaggaaaaaaacagaaaaactaactatctaatttaaaagaaaaaacagaaaataaactagctatctaatttaacagaaaataaactaaccTGCTAGCTTGAACCGGAGACCACCGACGGCGCGGGGCGGTGGGGGACctccggcggcgcggggaggaggggagggcgacctccggcggcgcggggaggagggatgCGGGGAGCTCTGGCGGCGCcaggaggaggggcgtggggaggaggggcgcgggaaggaggggcgcgggaaggaggggcgcggggagctccgatggtgcggggaggaggggcgtgggaaGGAGGGGCGCGGCGAGCACCGGCGGCGCGGTGGGCCGAGGGAGCGGTGGGACGAGGCAGGaacggggaggaggggcgcggggaggagggaagggcgagctccgacggcgTGGGGGGGAGGGGCGTGGGAAGgagtggcgcagggaggaggggggcggcgagctccggcggcgcggTGGGGTGAGGCAGGAACGGGGAGAGAGACGCGTGTGGGGAGAGAGGGGTGCGGGTTTAGGGCGACGGACGTTAAGGGGtttttctctttgccgtctgtccccctaCGGCAAAGAGGTataaggcagatgacaaagagagcGGCCGTTATAGGGAAGAGGGGGTGTGCGGTGGGCCGCCCCGTGCTCTTTATCGTCTGTCGTCCTGTTCTTTGTCGTATGCTGGCGCACGACAAAGaacagactgatggcaaagatactagtAGTGGGAACAGGAGTCATCATCAGAAACCAAACTACAAAAGAATAGGTTACGCCTTAGCTGAAGAATTCGGCTCTTTGAGTTGTATACCCTAGAGGCAGTTGTTTCTTTTTCCGGTTTGTCTAACACATTTACGGTGGTTGATAGGACAAATGAGTTATCTTTTAGTCTTATCTCCACTAATTAGATGTACGTAAATATATGATTGGAGATACCGTTGCTGAAAAATCATTTTTAATTAAGAGAAGGCAagctttttttatgttttatttctcTTCTACATAAAAATTTATTCTATCATGACAGTCCTAAAGTAACATCAATGCGCATGCTTATGAATACAGAGTAGCTTCAGCAAGGTCTCTGTAAAGACTTACACCACTTGCCTCACCCCTTTGCATGTCCTTTCTGCGATCAAGCCCAGGAGACCATTGACCACTTGCTGTTGGGGTGTGCGCTCGCGCGGTAAGTTTGGTCGTGCATCACCAGTGCGTGAGGAAAGCCCACTTGGATGCCTTCGGCCGATGCCAACTTGGTGCAATGGTGGACCGCCCTCAATCCGCAAAAGGAGTTCGGAAAGGAGATTTGGACGGTGATCACTCTGATGGCATGGCATGAACGATCTGGAGACACCAGAACTACATAGTGTTCAATGGGGCTCCCCCATCGGCGAAAACGGTGCTCAGGCAAATTGACGAGGAGGGGCAGGACTGGAGGGTCGCGGGTCTGCTTCGTGAGTCTAGCTTTTTGCCACGTAGAGTAGTGAGGTTGGACAGTGACGAGTGATCCGCATGTGGATCCTTTTCAAGCTTTAGTAAGCCATGACGTTGTAATGACTCGATGGTCATTCTTGGCTCTTTTTATCTATGCTTCTGATGCGTCAAGGTTTGACGCATTTTGAAAAAGACTTAAACAAAGAGCAAAGCTTGCTCCAGGTAGCAGCTTCCTTGGTCTCCGCCGGGTAGGTGGATGTGGATCAGAGACTGgggttttgaccatttgaggtcCTGTGCACCATTTGCCCTCCTTGATGTTAGTACAGCCCAATTGCACAATGTGCAGGTATGCAGCAGCAATTGGACACTTTGGATATACGCAACATTCCACGAGAAATAGTACTATAGCTAGAAGGACCAGGCGCGCTTTGCTGTACCGTTAGATTAAAAAAAACTAATCACTTTGTTTCAAAATACAACGTGTATTACTTTTTTAAAATATCAAACATTTTAAATTTGATTATATTTGTAGATAAATATATTAAAACTCATAATATCAAATTGTTGTGATTAGATTCATCGTTAAATGAATTATCCTATTTGTTATTTAATATTGTGGATGTCGATATTTTTGCTTTCAACTTAGAATTAATACCCCTtatattttggaatatttgatttGATGTGTGGGGGAGATGACATAATGTGTTCTGTTTTTATTTATAATTCGGTAATTTGATGGGCATTTCGTGGTGTGATTCTATATTATATATTAACCAACCTTATATATGTGGGAGAATTTCTACATCGACGGCTGCATGAGCGTGATTGATATGTTTTTTATTGGCTGGTTGCTATTGATTGATTTGAAAAACTATTAATTCGATTAAAATTATAAACCAAACCCATTAGGAAGCATAATGTATTTGTCTAAAGAACTGAACGATAAAGGTTTGAGAAATTATTGACCCGGTCAAAATCGAATGATCAAATTTTAGTTGGAGTCTTGGAGACCTCAGTTAAATGTGACTCTTTAAAACTAAATAGTATAGTGTGTAGAGGTATAAATAAAGTAATTAAATGAAAGAGCTTTGAAAAATTGCTGACCAGGTCAAAATCGGATGTCACAATGTCAATTGGAGACCTCAATTCAATGTGGGCTCTCCAATTCTAGGAAGATTAGtgttatatatataatatatatacagTATTGCTATATTTTTTCAGAGGAAAGGCCCAAGAAGCACCTGGCTTTAAATTAATAATAAAGCCGATAGGTCCAATACACAGGCTGATTATAATGTATCgctgtattttagctcactgtgcaGTGTCCATAATCAGTTACATATATCTACCAAAAACGACCAACCCTGGTAAGCTCCTACAATTAACAAGGTGTTAGAGAGTTTGTCAAAAATCTTAATACAAAAACATAAGGTGGGAGGGGGGGATGCTGCCCTTACATCGGGGTCCAATGCCTTGAAAGTTATCTGATGCCAAGCTTATGAAATGTATGTACGAGAAGCACCTGCACAGTAAGGTTATGCAGTAAAAACAGACCCTACACGGGCAAAAAAACCATATAATACCAATTAATTTTTAATTGTTCTGTGTTATGATGGGAATAAAAATCGCGATCTGGCGTACCCGTTGGTAGGATTCGACATCAGGCCACTGGAACTTTACAGCAGATGTTCAGGACATCATCTAATGGTGCATGATCCCCTGTGCCCTCATCCTTCCTCGCATATAACAGTTCTTTCCCTTTGAACACGAACATTCCACCCTAACAAACATAGCAAACAAAAATGCAGTTCCGTCGATTAAGAAGACTGTAAAATCTTTTATGAAGTTGAGTTAGAAGTTGCCGAAGCAGTTGAGTAAGGGTAAATGATCTACCTGTTGCAGCACACTTGGCCTGTCATCTGGGGTGGCTTCGATTGTATAGTTCTTTGTTGCCTCCTTGAGGGAATCAAACCGAGAAAACACTTTCACCttcaaagaaatatgttcatattcATGACAATGTCCATGCACCTTTCATGATAAAACAGCTACACGGATGAAAATCACTGCTACGAAATGATGCTTACACTGGCTGGGTTGAAGAATGTGCGACCAACACCAAAATACAGGCCCAAGAGATCATAAGCCTGAAAAGTTAAATGGAAGTCATGCACTTGACAGAATAAGTATAAAGTTTTTTTTTAATAATGCAATTTCCAATATACAGATGATTGATCTGCATGTACCAAATACTGTAAATCCATGTGTCTATCTTATTTACATATCAACATGATTACATCTAAGTTATAAAAAACGAGCAAAAGGTATGCATTACAGCATACACTTGTCAAGGAGCAACGGCCATTTCCAATGGAAACCTTATACTGACACTCTTTCTCCAAAATAGCCACATTTTTATTGGATTGATCCTGTTAGTACTTGGTACAATGCAGCCAATGGCAATGAGATGTTAACAAGTTTAATAAGCATGTGAGTGCAAGCAGTATATGAAGTGCCCATACAGTATAGCACCATCCAGTAGGTACATTAAGGTGTGAGCACGCAAATCAGTACCTTGCGCTCAGGGTCTGCATAGAGGTAATCCAATGGAAAGGGCAACTGCATTAAACATATTTTAGTCAAGGTTACTTAGGGCTGAAAATATTCAAATATCACtagtaaatactccctccgttcttaaatataagtccttttagagattccacttcgaactatatacggagcaaaattaGTGAACCTACaccctaaagtatgtctatatacatccgtatgtagtctgtaATGGATtttctaaaaggacttatatttaggaatggagggagtactaaataGACATATATGAGAAATGGGGGTTTTAATACACCCATTGTCTAGCATTAGCAAGTCCCAGACGAGGAGAATACGTTAAATTAAAACATCAGCAGGATTGTGCAATTATGGCAATGATCTATTGCAATTATTGGTGGGCGAATACCCTCAGGCAAGTTGAGTCTCAAGTGGTCAAATATCTGAGTCTAGAATAAGATATAGTCTATCACAACAGTTCAGTGTATGCTAAGAGTGTAAGAGGTAAGCTATAAATTGAAGTGTATTACATACACGCTCAGCAAGAATACGGGCTTTATCAGGAGTGCCAACACCAACGGCAATTAGTTTGACGCCAGCAGAATCAAATCTTTCCTTCGCGTCCTTCAACGTCAAGGCCAACTCCCAACTGCAGAGGACGCGTTCACAAGTAGAGTTGATGATTAGCAGAGAAAATAAACCAAACCAACATGCACAAACTCTATCCAGGTAGTAATACATCTAAAGGAGGAGCTATCTCTCTTTACCAGCATGGACATCCGAAATGCCTTAGCAACGCGACGACAGCCATTCCCTGCACAAGCACAAGCAGAGGCAGTGAATCATTCCCCCAATTTAATTATGTACTGCGTATGACCCATGGAGTGACCAAATAATTTGATATTTAAATGAGATTTAGTGTTTCGATCTACAGGAGGGGTACAATTTGTTCAAGCAAAGCAACAATTTCTACCAGCATACAAAAATTCCTATGATACGTCTCCTCGTAATACAAAGACCAAGCTAACTGGAGAAAAGGGTGAGCATATCTACCTCGTTCTGGTCCCACAGATCTCTGATCAGGACGGGCTCGCCGGTGGCCGCGGAGAAGATGGCGACGCCACCGAGGGCATCACCGATACCCGACCCTGGTTCCGGAGAAGAAGACGGAGCGGATGGAGAGCTCGCCGCAGCTGCAGGTGCCACCGGCGAGCGGTGGAGTCGGAGGCCGacgcggcggcggctggggacGGAGGCGAGGTCGGGGCGGAAGCGAGAGGAGGTGACGGCAGGGAGAGCGGCCGGCGGCGGGAGGGAGAGGCGTGGTAGCGAGGCGGCCGTAGTCGCGGCCATGGCTGGGGGTACGCGGCGAAACCCTGTCCGAGAGCAAGGCAGGCCGTGGGTGCCGAGCAATAGCAAGCGGACCAATGCGGTGGCGCGACGAGTAAATTGCCAAAACTACCACATTTCGCGCAACCGCGTCGAGAACATAATACGATTTTGTTTCAAAAACTATCAAAATCAGACTAATCAGTGATAAAAAACTACCATGTCAGAAAAGTTGACGATTTGGTTTATTTAAATCAGTTTATAACAAGGATGACCTGCATGAAAGTGCTGATGTGGCATAGTAGTCAAGCCCTGCTTACATTGACCGTTATGACACGTGGGCCCGAAAAAAAAATTTAGCAGGAGTTGCTGCTCGCCAGATCACGCgacggcaaggcggcggcgctgcTCCCCAGATCACGCGACGGCAGGatggcatcctcctcctcctcggttgtGGCCTCGCTGGCGGCGACGTGGGCAGGGTCATTGCTCTACCCCATGTCCAGCGTCGCCGCGTCGTTCTTGGAGTCCACGCCGTCGGAGACATGCTCGTCCAGATCGGGCTTGGCATGCGGGTCGTCCACGGCCGCCGCGGTGACGGCACTGCCTCGCTCCTGCTCGGCGCCTCCACCAGCCTCCTCCGAGCCAGAGTCCTCCTTGCCCATCGTCCCGTCCTCGACCTCGGGCTCgcgcggcggcgacggcgccTCCTTGTCCCTGGTGACCTCGTACGCGAAAGACGAGCGCGTGGTGTGACGGTACGCCGTGACGGCGGCGGCCTTGTCCCCGTCGTCCGAGCCGGCGATGGACGCGGACGAGGTGGACGTGAGGAAGTAGGCCCCGGCGACGCAGAGCGCGACGAGCACCCCAGTGCTGGCGTAGTAGACGCACGTGGACGTCGTCGCGGACAACGACGCGGCCCCGCCTCCGCGCTTCCCGGCGGCGCGAGAGCTCCGTCCCCCCACCCCTGCCATGCCGATGTGGACCACGCGCGCGGGGAGCTCGACCTGCCCGCCTGGCCTTGCTCGACGCTGCAGGCAAGGCGAGCCTTGCGGCCCTTCGGCGGCTCGACGCTGCAGGCAAGTCAAGCCCGGCGGCGCGGTGGCCTTCGAGCTCTCCGTTTGCTATGCGACGAGACACACATAACCTGTTTGATGTAATGCACGTGAGGGTGgagagaggtggaagaagaggtctGATGTGTGGGTCCTATCTGTAATAACGGTCAAAGTTAACGGTCaacctgacatgtgggccagcatTGTCAGAAAAACACGGTTAAAAAAGCTAAATCGGGCAGTTAAGAAGTTTGATAGTTTTTTGCCACAGATTAAAAAAAAATTGGTAGTTTTCCGCACAAAATCGTAAAGTGGTAGCTATTGGACACGGATGACTTGCCTCTAGCGAGTCACACAGTAACATGCGCCTATGCATCACATCTACGTCCGTTCCAGATCCAAGGGACTACAATGTTTCAAGGCTAAATCCCACCCAGAGGGTTCTTTTTTACTTTCAAGAGTACGTCAATGGCATACctttgaaaaataccaaatttatCAAACTGAAATAACACTTACATCGTTTGTAAACATGTGGATAAAGGCAACTACACACACGGCTGGGCATGTTTTTTTTATCCAACGGTGCCTCATTTGGGGTTTTGTCTGCCTAAGGTATTTTGTCAAACGCTTAGCAGGCGGGCGAGCTCCCATTGAGAAATGGTGCTGGTGCATGTTGATCATTGTGGGGCgcgagggaggcgaggccgcGGAGCGGTGTCCATGGCCTTTCGGGCGTGCACCGGCTGAGAGAGCCAAGGTCGGCCGGGCTGGAGCTCCTCGGGCGCGTAATCCTCAAGCTCGACGTGTGGATGGAGGTGGAGGTCGTGCTGGCGCAGGGGTCGACCTCGAACTTGATGACGCGGGCCGGGGCGAGATGGGCTTCTCAAGTGCATGGTCGGTTCTCGTCCATGACGAGCACGTCCATGTTCACGTTCTGGACGACCTCCTCTTGGGACACAGGCGAGAACGACGATGTTCATGGCGAGGATGAAAACACTCCTGTTGCGACGTCCTTCGGGAGGTGGCGACGCTCCGACGCTGGTGGAGTTATGGGTTGGGTGGTCTTCGTCCCTCTAAAGACTAACACACCCCCCTCCCCCCGTGTTTTATGTATGCACCGCGGATATCTAAGTTACACATATGCTGAGTTGCAATCTAGGAATAAGCATGCCAACTACTAAAACACTCCTTGATGCGCACATCAAGTCTACAGAAGTTTCCATCTTGCTTACGTTGAGAATCATAGCCTTGATAGTCCAGGAGACCAGCGTCAAAACGGAGGCTATTGCTCTCTTGATATGCCCTCCCGCATTGATCGTTTTCAGCCATCAGTCATGCACCGAGCCTTCATTGCGCCAAGTCAGCGGTGAGTGGTCTTGCATGCCAAGCCAAGCAACAACCTCGTTCGAGATATGGTCCGTGAATCTGCATTAGAATAGTATGTGGGCGGTTGATTCTTGAGTTTGCTTGTATAGAGGGCAAAGATCGCAATTTGGCCATCCTCACCGTTGTAGTCGATCCGCTGTCCACACACGGTCTTGTATGATAAGCCACGCGAAGAACTTGCACTTCGAAGGGGCCCAATTCTTCCATATCTTGGGCGAAGTTGGGCTGCGAACAAGGCCCACAAATTGCGTCATGGAAAGCAACAAATGGACGCCCCTTATTCTGACAAGAACCTCTCAGTTGCAAACCTGAAACTCAAACTAGATACAAAATTCCCTATGCTACATCTCCTCGTACGACAAAGGCTAAGCTAATTGGATAAAAGGGTGAGCATCTCTACCTCGTTCTGGTCCCACAGATCCCTGATCAGGACGGGCTCACCGGTGCCCACGGAGAAGATGGCGACGCCACCGAGGGCATCACCGATACCCGAACCTGGTTCCGGAGAAGAAGACGGAGCGGAAGGAGAGCTCGCGGTAGCTGCAGGTGCCACCGGCAAGCGGTGGAGTCGGAGGCCGAGCTACAGGTGCCACcataagcaacaaaccaagagcagagtggtccatagggacaaaaggcgggaacagtaaaacaaaaacaacacgtacagtttaaaggtttccttaccaatagcgctccactccccggcaacggcgccagaaaatggtcttgatgacccacaagtgtaggggatctatcgtagcctttttgataagtaagagtgtcgaacccaacgaggagcagaaggtattgacaagtgatcttgagaaaggaaaaactacaagtactgaaaggtaactttttatgggttttctagtataagcaacaaagaaataaatgcaagtatagtaaatggtgccgaggtgcagcaagtggcccaatccttttaaacacaaaggataagccgggggactaaacttataaagactaggcgttcctgaggacacgcgGGGGAGATATTCAAGTGTtgtcgccatattccgtctagtgctatgttttgtattgataagtgttatgtgggtggatcttaactagtgcaccgtctaggctaagacaagtacactcttatgattaatccctcttgcaagcatccgcaaatacaagatagaaattaaggcaaagcctaaccatagcaataagctttaggatccaatactccctcatgcaaaagtatgctaactagggttcaggtttctgtcactccggcaacccaccataagcattctttatacatgatgcattcccctaggtccttaaaaaggcgaagttttatgtagtcgacattcacataacaccactagaagaataacaccataacttaaatatcaatcaacacatattacttcaacatcatatgactactaccatctagacttttccc includes:
- the LOC123447652 gene encoding thioredoxin-like protein AAED1, chloroplastic, encoding MAATTAASLPRLSLPPPAALPAVTSSRFRPDLASVPSRRRVGLRLHRSPVAPAAAASSPSAPSSSPEPGSGIGDALGGVAIFSAATGEPVLIRDLWDQNEGMAVVALLRHFGCPCCWELALTLKDAKERFDSAGVKLIAVGVGTPDKARILAERLPFPLDYLYADPERKAYDLLGLYFGVGRTFFNPASVKVFSRFDSLKEATKNYTIEATPDDRPSVLQQGGMFVFKGKELLYARKDEGTGDHAPLDDVLNICCKVPVA